The genomic segment ttgaattattcaattcaatgtaatttttaaatagcaaattttcggttgaggtaaaaccaaacggacACCAAAcggtaaaatgaatattgtcactaacgtgaggaaaagtgtcaataaatcagtgacagtcgatatttaaaaacaagtatgaattattcaatcgacgaaaaaatagccataattaagtgacattatgcgggaaacagttttagagcagtatctgaaatttttttagtttatttccccaccaagcccattccgtccatttgtGTTCCATCCAGAGGTAccctaataaattaataattgtaaatgttcaactcaggatatcaaAGATAGAgtcgaagaaagagagaacagagatcttaatattctactaagtgtggaggaaaacaagatggttattagtacgagggttcttgggcaagaggtaaataaacatcatgcaacggtattgcgcactttaaaaaaacacaaatattattcgtataaattcgaaaaacatcaagagctgcagaaAGGAGATGAAGAgtgaagaatggcattttggaCCCGCCTTCGAAGatgttgttcaggaagatcaaatgatctggtaccaaatggatggttgcccggcccataatgcccgtatggttagagagtgcttagaaaatgcttttaacggcaatattatatCATACCAGtcacaaaacgctatttcgttagaatgtaataaaatttcccaatatcaacttagtaacgttagaaatgaattttatgattggttaggatattgtttagctgttaatgggcggttatttgaacatttgattaaatgatgtttttctgtaattctctattatttttaaaaaagttattgtattttatttttccacacttagtaaaatattaagagttctgttctctctttcttcggatctattttcgatcttctaaCAATtagagttaaacatttacaattatttattgcaatgtctttggacacGAATTttctaacaataggtttaatggttgaaatggaccagataggcttgatggaaaaataaattacaaatatttcagatactgctattggtttaattaaattttaaatatgataaaataatttttttaataatcgataataataattgttattggtttaacttcatcgttatattaaataaaagtttagataaaaaaataatgttaacgtgtcttactttgaatgtatggttgtgagattgataaaacgaaaaaaaaaaacatttcttgtattcggctgtacgtcagatttgacaaagcattataacaaattgtttgctggtggctggtgtctggttttacctgaacagaaaatttggtaattttgcaattacatttaattgaataattcaagattcgcttattaaaattttttgaaactttgcacgagggtttgccagattgatCTATATCTATAAAGGGCGACTCATAAAAGCGATACTAAACGATACTAAGTgaaaaattctagacatatttcaaATTACAATAACCTATACgtaaaattgatagtttttacggtattttgacatattttgaaTGACTATAACGTGAAAACGGTTTTAGATTTTGAAATGCTATTTGGGCAggaaaactacttatttttttaagtttttttagcaaccttaaaaaattcaatatcatacagggaaataaaaaaatattatctaatattttaagaaatatgaaaacttctgaattttaaatggaaacgcTCAGTTCTTTTATACCGTCTAATACCTTACTTTACCTCCTTCAAAAAATACCTAGGATACTGACTTTTTCTTTAAGTGTTTAGTTATTCAAAATGTGGCAAAACACCGTGCGACACCCTGTATTAACAAACGCATATCCAAAGTTTTCGAAGTCTGACATTTTTGTAAACCTTTTGCGATATTTGCATTGACTTGCAAGTCGTTTCATGgactaaattaaattcttaaatttacatTGCttcataaaatgaaaaaatgttgGTATACCTATGCCTTTgttaattgaaattattaattttgctttcaGATTCTATCGAGGTTATATGTTATTATGAAATATGTTTAGTTAGAGTTTCTTTTAGAGTCCAAATCAGTCCAAAAATTTAGCGAATTTCAgtgcaaaaaattatattcttagtTGCATCGCTTTAGTGAATCACCCTATATACTTGcaattgatattaaaaaatgcgcaacaattaaataaaatccacgtgtttgaattaatttacgacaaccctgtatattaaaattatcccagaaccctgtataaataaaatatgtagataCATActttttgatgatatttcatttgCTACTGCATCCCACTGTTTGTCCAAAATAAAACGATTTTGATGGTTGACATCCTTTTGATCCCTTTAGGGCCCCTAAGCAAAAACACTACTTATTAGAGCCTCAATAtccatattttacaaaaacaaaaccaGAATTATTATAAGCGATTATAGCAGCGAAATCAAAAAAGGTTGAACGCGTTGCTTTGCTCTATTATAACAGCGCTACTATCTCTCTGTTGTACTTTCCACTATGCgcatttaaaattgaattaacttGTTTGTTTTCGCCGCTTTCCTCTCCGCTCGTATCGCTCCTTTGCTCTGTGCTTCACTATGTGTTCGGCCTAAGGCAACCGAGTAAGCgccttactcgctaaaatatgccTTAACGCTATTTATACCTCATTTCTTTGTCactgtcaatgtcaatgtcAAAGTCAGCTGTTTGCTGTTCATGATAAAatgtacaatttaaaaaatgtaaacaaaaaaaaagagtaatatTTCCAATCGAAAATAGAAttcctgaaattaaaatattcaactgACCAGGCACGCCAAGGAGCTGACGCTAGGACAGTCTCCTCTAATATGGCCGCAACATCCATCACATTACCtgtaataagttaaataaaataaactcattACCAAATTCCTTAcaacataatatattttaggtAGAATTTGTAGATACTTTAGATCATTATTGCAACAAATCGAACTTGACTTGTAAACTTAAGATAAATGATTCTTATACGTCACAGGGAAAGGATTATGTTGCCATTTATAAACTTGGATGGACCCATGTTACTGACTATGttactataaaaaatgtaaCAGATATAATTAAGGATAGGACTTGCGAAGTGGTGTTTAATAGTAAGAAAACTAAACAGGCTGAATTTTAGTAGAGGTatgaataattaaacatttattccaGAACACATTTTGCCAAACAACACTCAAGACTTGTTTCAtatgtgttttttaaatggacaaGAATTACTTGGGGCAAGTACCCCATTCCAGTTCTGTGAGGAGGAATCAGTTGTAGATTCTGCAATGAGTTTCATAAACACTTCTAATTCAAGAAGTGTACTAATCATCGAAAAAGACTTGGAAATTCAAAGGCTCaaagaagaaaataacattttaaaagagTCTTTAAGgagtttgttaaataaaagtgaAGAAAATGGTTATGACAAGGAATTAAAAGAGATTAAAGTGTTAGTAGAAGGGCTGAAATTAATGTTGTCAGATCATGACAAAGACATTGCAATGTTAAAGGATAAAATTAGGGAAGGAGGTGAGTTGTATAAGCAGTTGTACTTTGAAAAGTGTAAGGTgcaaaagaaatatgaaaaattaaaaaatatttatgtaatacAAGAATCTCAATCTTCTAATGAGGCCTTAGTTGATAATTTGCAATCTTTGCCACCCTTTCCTAgcataacaaataatttattgcaataaatgaGATTCATCTGTgtgattaattaatttagtattatttGTTTGGACATATagtaattgtttgtttttattatatttgtgtgtaaatatatttcttCTAACTAGATGTACATGTaggaaaactaaaaattattattaggaactaaaaaaatattaggatagaaaaaagttttacttGAAATAGGACATTCTGGAAACATGATTtgaattgaaaaacaaattgaagtttgaatgaacaaattaaattggatcagtttttaatacatgccttttatttatttccaaataaaaaatttgtgtcGAAACACTggattatttctttttttttaattcaat from the Anthonomus grandis grandis chromosome 10, icAntGran1.3, whole genome shotgun sequence genome contains:
- the LOC126741130 gene encoding uncharacterized protein LOC126741130, producing the protein MAATSITLPVEFVDTLDHYCNKSNLTCKLKINDSYTSQGKDYVAIYKLGWTHVTDYVTIKNVTDIIKDRTCEVVFNKHILPNNTQDLFHMCFLNGQELLGASTPFQFCEEESVVDSAMSFINTSNSRSVLIIEKDLEIQRLKEENNILKESLRSLLNKSEENGYDKELKEIKVLVEGLKLMLSDHDKDIAMLKDKIREGGELYKQLYFEKCKVQKKYEKLKNIYVIQESQSSNEALVDNLQSLPPFPSITNNLLQ